A portion of the Bifidobacterium lemurum genome contains these proteins:
- a CDS encoding SDR family NAD(P)-dependent oxidoreductase, whose protein sequence is MAYALVTGASSGIGRELAVLFAADGYDLILAARDEARLDQVRSVLESRYGVRVVVFPVDLSEADAPRRLHDFTNSHGLTVEALVNNAGFADWTGFLDADWNRQHAMMELNMVALAELTYRYGRDMRETGHGRILNIASVSSMMAGPWMAMYFASKAFVRSFSEAVAHELRGTGVSVTCVCPGPTSTGFAKAASMGGRNFFTMGRPANARRLAEFAYRRMMRGDVLAYHGHLTRAGAAGERLLPRAVTRRLAAVANGGDPSRRQRRRRARNGSLKSQNR, encoded by the coding sequence ATGGCGTATGCGTTGGTCACCGGCGCGTCGAGCGGCATCGGCCGCGAACTCGCGGTGCTGTTCGCCGCGGACGGATACGATCTGATCCTCGCGGCGCGCGACGAGGCGCGGCTGGACCAGGTCCGTTCGGTGTTGGAGTCGCGCTATGGCGTTCGCGTCGTGGTGTTTCCGGTCGATCTGAGCGAGGCCGATGCGCCCCGAAGACTGCACGACTTCACGAACTCGCATGGTTTGACGGTCGAAGCGTTGGTCAACAACGCGGGATTCGCGGACTGGACCGGCTTCCTCGACGCCGACTGGAACCGTCAGCATGCGATGATGGAACTGAATATGGTCGCGCTCGCGGAGCTCACCTACCGATATGGGCGTGATATGCGCGAGACCGGGCATGGACGCATCCTCAACATCGCGTCGGTCTCATCGATGATGGCGGGGCCTTGGATGGCGATGTACTTCGCATCCAAAGCGTTCGTGCGCTCCTTTTCGGAGGCGGTGGCCCACGAACTGCGCGGCACCGGCGTGAGCGTGACCTGCGTGTGTCCCGGTCCGACCTCGACCGGGTTCGCCAAGGCGGCTTCGATGGGTGGCCGTAATTTCTTCACGATGGGTCGGCCGGCCAACGCCCGCCGCCTCGCCGAATTCGCCTATCGTCGGATGATGCGTGGCGACGTCCTCGCCTACCATGGCCATCTCACCAGAGCCGGGGCGGCCGGCGAACGTCTTCTGCCGCGCGCCGTCACCCGCCGCCTCGCAGCCGTTGCGAACGGTGGCGATCCCTCGCGCCGGCAGCGTCGCCGACGTGCGCGAAACGGAAGCCTGAAATCCCAAAATCGTTGA
- a CDS encoding N-acyl homoserine lactonase family protein, which translates to MIYTTDGAYHGDGTDTGFSVRVFQCGRVRVSPNLPFGGDHCGIVKGSGVFVPPSKRLWLPVCAFLVTTPKGRVLVDTGWHRDMSPDGVYDKRAQIKSLGSWALYKVNQGEVAAGQTIDEQLAAEGLRPSDLDYVVVSHLDCDHANGLKLVADAKRIMIARDEMDGANEPGFVNRIRFCPRWWAGLDNIDLYDWNDDQGPCRRSFDLFGDGSVRLVNIPGHTRGQVAVKITNPSGKYVLLFADGGYATRSWRDMVTSGISLDKSEQRRSLAWIREQSISPDCIASMACHDPDNTPRVIEF; encoded by the coding sequence ATGATTTATACGACTGATGGCGCATATCACGGCGACGGCACGGACACGGGTTTTTCGGTGCGGGTGTTCCAATGCGGACGTGTGCGCGTCTCGCCGAATCTGCCGTTCGGCGGCGACCATTGCGGCATCGTCAAAGGCTCCGGCGTGTTCGTGCCGCCAAGCAAACGCCTGTGGCTGCCGGTGTGCGCGTTCCTCGTCACCACACCCAAAGGCCGTGTGCTTGTGGACACCGGCTGGCATCGCGATATGAGCCCCGACGGCGTGTACGACAAACGCGCGCAGATCAAATCGCTTGGCTCATGGGCGTTGTACAAGGTCAACCAAGGCGAGGTGGCCGCGGGCCAGACCATCGACGAGCAGCTCGCCGCCGAAGGCCTGAGACCAAGCGATCTGGATTATGTGGTCGTCTCCCACCTCGACTGCGACCACGCGAACGGGCTGAAACTCGTCGCCGACGCCAAACGCATCATGATCGCGCGCGACGAGATGGACGGCGCGAACGAGCCGGGATTCGTCAACAGGATCCGGTTCTGCCCCCGATGGTGGGCCGGATTGGACAACATCGACCTGTACGACTGGAACGACGACCAAGGTCCATGCCGGCGGTCGTTCGACCTATTCGGCGACGGCAGCGTGCGGCTGGTGAACATCCCCGGACATACCCGCGGTCAGGTGGCCGTGAAAATCACCAACCCGAGCGGCAAATACGTGCTGCTGTTCGCGGACGGCGGCTATGCCACCCGGTCGTGGCGGGACATGGTCACCTCCGGCATCTCGCTCGACAAATCCGAGCAGCGGCGTTCCCTCGCCTGGATCCGCGAACAGAGCATAAGCCCCGACTGCATCGCGTCCATGGCCTGCCACGACCCGGACAACACGCCTCGCGTCATCGAATTCTGA